The DNA segment CCGACTGTTCCTCAGCGCGACCCCGCACAACGGTCATCCGGAGTCGTTCACCGCGCTCCTGGAAATGATTGACAACCGACGCTTCACGCGAGGTGCGGTGCTCGACGAGAAGGCGCTGCGCGACGTCACCGTGCGGCGTCTCAAGAGTGAACTCACCGACAAGGACTTCAAGCAGCGCGAGTTGAAGACGCTCCCGTTCGATCCGGCCCCCGACGAACAGCGAGCCTTCGCCGAGCTGGACCGGATCCTGACGGCCAGCGCCCAGCAGTCCGGTCGCAAGGGATCGAGCGCCGACATCGTGGCCCTGCTGCTGAAGAAGCGCTTCTTCTCCAGCCCCTGGTCGTTCGCGCGCACCCTGGAGCTGTACCAGCGCGCCGCTCCCGGAGGCGGCCTGCCCGACCTCGACGAGGACAACGACGAGATCTATCAGGAGACGCTCGGCTCGCTCCAGTCCGACGAGGAGGAGGGTGAGGCCGACCAGCCCGAGTTCAGTGTGCTGCGGCACAGCAAGAAGTCCGATCCCCTCGCCGCCGCCACCACCGCGCAGCTCGAGGCCCTGGTGTCGTGGGGCCGCGAGTACGAGCACCGACCGGACTCCCGGCTCAGTGCGCTGCTGACATGGCTGGACTCCCAGTGCCGCCCCGATGGCAAGCTCTGGACGAACAACCGTGTGGTGATCTTCACCGAGTATGCGGCCACCCTGGAGTGGATCAAGAACGTCTTGGAGCAGAAGGGCTACCTGGGCCATCTCGACGTGATCCAGGGCTCGACCCCCCTCGACGAACGCGAAGACATCCGCGCGCGTTTCACCGAACCGCCCGAGCGCAACGATCTGCGAGTCCTGATCGCCACCGACTCGGCCGGCGAAGGCATCGATCTCCAGCTCTACTGCCACCTGCTGGTCAACTTCGACATCCCGTTCAACCCTTCGCGGCTGGAGCAGCGCATCGGCCGCATCGACCGCTACAACCAGCCGCACCGTCCTGAGATCTACAACTTCAAACCGAGCACGACGTCCGAGACCTATTCCGCCGACCTGGAATTCATGGACCGCATCGCCAAGAAGGTGGCCACCGTCGCCCAGGACCTCGGCTCGGTCAACCAGGTCATCGACGTTCAGCTGCGTCACCACTTCGGTTCGGCCGCCACCCGCAAGGCCAAGGCCAAGAACCAGCCGCTCGACGACGGCAACGCGATCATCGCCCGCAGCCTGGCCGGTGGCTCCACGCTCAACGCCAAGCTCACCGAACTGTCCCGCAGCTACGACCAGCGCAAGGTCGACATGCACCTCACCCCGGCGAATGCCCGGCGCGTGATCGACACCGCGCTCACCCTGGCTGCCCAGCCCCCGCTGATCCCGGTCGGCAGTGAGCGCACCGACGCCCCGGTTTTCCAGATCCCCGCCCTCGGTGCCGGCTGGCAACCTGCCCTGGCCGGGCTCGACACCCGCCGCACGCCGGGCGTCTGGCGTCACATCACCTTCGACGCCGACGCCGCCAAGGCCGACATCGACCTGGTCCACATCCATCTCGGTCACGCCCTGATGCAGAAAGCGACCCGTCTGCTGCGTGGCAGCCTGTTCAGCTCCGACACCTCCGTGCACCGCGTAACCGCAGTGACCGTCCCGGATCTCACGGAATCCTGCGTGGCCGTCGTCTCCCGCCTGGTCCTGGTCGGCCGCGGGGGCCTTCGCCTGCACGAGGAGGTCTTCCTCACCGGCGTGCGCCTGCGTGGTGGACGGATCGCCGAGGACAAGGTGGAGGCGCTGCTCGACACGTCCCTGGACGGCGACGAGCTCGAACCGGTCACCGACCGGTTGCGCGCCAACCTCACCGAGCAGTGGAACGCCGAGAACTCACGCATGCGAACGCAGTTGCTCGACGCGATGGAGGCCCGGGCCGCCACCAAGCAGAAGAACGTGCAGAAGCAGCTCGAGGCCCGCCATCAGTCCGACGTGAAGCGCGCCCACGAAATCTTCGCGGCGTTCCGGGTCAATCTCGACGAATCGCAGAAGGATCTGCGCAAGAAGTTCGACGAGATGCTGCTCACCCCCGACGAGCAGGCCCAGATGCGCCGCAACCTCCGCGTCATGGACGACCGGCTGGAGTCCCTCGCCGACGAGGAGCAGCGCGAGATCGCCGCCCTGCACGACCGGTACGCCGACGTTCGTCCCCACGTCTCGGCCGCAGCCGTCGTCTTCGCCCTGACGGCCACGGACGCCGCACGTCTGGAGCAGCAGTGATGAACCGCCCCCGCACCTCCGCCCGCACCGGTAGCGACCTGCACCGGGCCTGGCTGCAACTGGTCGACACCGACGGGCCGTTCCTCTCCGTGCCGGCCCTGAAAAGGGTCTGGCCGCAGGGCATGCCGACACTCGACCCAGAGATCCGAGACCGGATCCGCGACGCTAAGCCGGCGTTCGAGAACGCCTGGGACAGGTGGAACACCCACCACGACGACGCGGGCGCGCTCGACACCTTCCGGGCTGAGCGGGACATCTGGGTCGACACCGTGATCCGCGATGTGCTCGGCTGGGGCGACCTCTACACCACTCAGCTGTCAGGGACCGAGTTCACGGACGCCGCCGGCGGGGTCGGGTCTCAGAACAACAGTGTTCGGGTGGTTCCGTCGGGAGCGTTGGCCCGCAACGGCCAGATCGGTGCCCTCGTCCTCGTCATCGATCCGGTGGATTCACTGCGCGACTCACTCAGCGACGGCTGGGC comes from the Kineosporia corallincola genome and includes:
- the drmD gene encoding DISARM system SNF2-like helicase DrmD gives rise to the protein MTAQSVGPDQRRGLPPLPEPGQVVEVRGGSWAVADVRQQGLPRSPADETVAGLSHVVRLQSLDEDRLGEELSVVWELELGHTVAPDQGLPETIAPETFDDPNVLAAFVDAVRWGAVTSADTNSYQAPFRSGANVEAYQLEPLSRALSAPRTNLLLADDVGLGKTIEAGLVVQELLLRHRARSVLILCPPSLAVKWQDEMREKFGLDFVIVNSELMAQIRRSHGLNANPFLLFPRTIISLAWLPTARAQRLMRTAFAQTREANTARRYAFDILVVDEAHHVAPSSPSAVGGGRGYAIDSQRTIATRALAEHCEHRLFLSATPHNGHPESFTALLEMIDNRRFTRGAVLDEKALRDVTVRRLKSELTDKDFKQRELKTLPFDPAPDEQRAFAELDRILTASAQQSGRKGSSADIVALLLKKRFFSSPWSFARTLELYQRAAPGGGLPDLDEDNDEIYQETLGSLQSDEEEGEADQPEFSVLRHSKKSDPLAAATTAQLEALVSWGREYEHRPDSRLSALLTWLDSQCRPDGKLWTNNRVVIFTEYAATLEWIKNVLEQKGYLGHLDVIQGSTPLDEREDIRARFTEPPERNDLRVLIATDSAGEGIDLQLYCHLLVNFDIPFNPSRLEQRIGRIDRYNQPHRPEIYNFKPSTTSETYSADLEFMDRIAKKVATVAQDLGSVNQVIDVQLRHHFGSAATRKAKAKNQPLDDGNAIIARSLAGGSTLNAKLTELSRSYDQRKVDMHLTPANARRVIDTALTLAAQPPLIPVGSERTDAPVFQIPALGAGWQPALAGLDTRRTPGVWRHITFDADAAKADIDLVHIHLGHALMQKATRLLRGSLFSSDTSVHRVTAVTVPDLTESCVAVVSRLVLVGRGGLRLHEEVFLTGVRLRGGRIAEDKVEALLDTSLDGDELEPVTDRLRANLTEQWNAENSRMRTQLLDAMEARAATKQKNVQKQLEARHQSDVKRAHEIFAAFRVNLDESQKDLRKKFDEMLLTPDEQAQMRRNLRVMDDRLESLADEEQREIAALHDRYADVRPHVSAAAVVFALTATDAARLEQQ